The Montipora capricornis isolate CH-2021 chromosome 1, ASM3666992v2, whole genome shotgun sequence genome contains a region encoding:
- the LOC138051531 gene encoding golgin subfamily A member 6-like protein 7 → MNKSWMCCVLAVDGRDIKAFRVADRTFRIYPGMASKPKIMSWTPLHDIVLCKEIIFVNPYSAKKKSVQRSALWQKIADNLNSVKDPHFIVDKRAVRDHIGILIQRFKRQEAQELKESGITPERIELDAAVEQIIAMEESADTEMQEAIDENKEKLEADRRKAEDMREKAMETMGKTQKRKSEEGSSKARKSRRSGSEAVEYLKERAAEDLKLKSQEIELKKQEKEQLQALQTQQTQMFKSMLEQQQAQQKQEKESMAQMFKTMIDQQQQQQKQVQDMQNLFLIQQQTQSQALMGIIEKLVPK, encoded by the exons ATGAACAAAAGTTGGATGTGCTGCGTTCTTGCCGTCGACGGACGTGACATAAAGGCTTTTCGCGTTGCTGATAGAAC TTTCAGGATCTACCCGGGAATGGCTTCGAAACCCAA AATTATGAGCTGGACACCTctacatgatattgttttgtgtAAGGAGATCATATTTGTGAATCCATACAGTGCCAAAAAAAAGTCTGTTCAACGTAGTGCATTGTGGCAGAAAATTGCTGACAACCTTAACAGTGTGAAAGATCCTCATTTTATTGTTGACAAGAGAGCAGTTCGAGACCATATTGGAATCCTTATTCAAAGATTTAAGAGGCAAGAAGCTCAGGAGTTGAAAGAAAGTGGAATAACCCCAGAGCGTATCGAGCTAGATGCTGCAGTTGAGCAAATTATAGCCATGGAGGAGTCAGCTGACACTGAGATGCAGGAGGCAATTGATGAGAACAAGGAAAAGCTAGAGGCAGACAGGAGAAAGGCAGAGGATATGCGAGAAAAGGCGATGGAAACAATGGGAAAAACTCAAAAGCGGAAATCAGAAGAAGGAAGCAGCAAAGCAAGGAAGAGCAGGAGAAGTGGAAGTGAAGCAGTTGAATATCTCAAAGAAAGAGCAGCTGAAGATCTCAAACTgaaaagtcaagaaattgaattgaaaaagcaagaaaaggaGCAGTTGCAAGCCCTCCAAACTCAACAAACACAGATGTTTAAGTCCATGCTAGAGCAACAGCAGGCACAGCAGAAGCAAGAAAAAGAGAGTATGGCACAAATGTTCAAAACCATGATTgaccaacaacaacagcagcagaaACAAGTTCAAGACatgcaaaatttgtttttgattcAACAGCAAACTCAATCTCAGGCTCTGATGGGAATAATTGAAAAACTTGTACCCAAGTAA
- the LOC138051543 gene encoding uncharacterized protein, whose product MASFRETREMLCLSHAMGFITDAEFLLLYEESKSDNLDFPYQEYPTFSLPDKNRAECTANLRVEKHHITRLEDALQIPAVFKCDQGTVCDGTEGLCILLKRFAYPCRYSDMIPIFGRPVPEICMINNTVMDWVYENHRHRIMDWNPTVLSAIQLESYADVISNKGAPLTNCFGFVDGTVRPISRPGENQRLVYNGHKRVHGLKYQSVVVPNGLIAHLYGPVEGKMHDAAMLAESHLYDSLQTHAFSTTGQAMCIYGDPAYPLRVHLQAPYRHRVLTPQMQAYNHSMSAVRSSVEWLFGEIVNYFKFLDFKKNLKIGLSQVGKMYIVCGILHNALTCLYGNTTSQFFDLDPPSLEDYFA is encoded by the exons ATGGCTTCTTTCAGGGAAACTCGAGAAATGTTGTGTTTAAGTCATGCAATGGGCTTTATTACCGATGCAGAATTCTTGCTGCTCTATGAGGAAAGCAAGTCAGATAATTTGGATTTTCCTTACCAAGAATATCCGACATTTTCTTTGCCGGACAAAAATAGAGCTGAGTGTACAGCCAATTTAAGGGTTGAGAAGCATCACATAACTCGCCTTGAAGATGCACTGCAAATTCCTGCTGTATTTAAATGTGATCAAGGAACAGTATGTGATGGAACTGAGGGCCTTTGTATTCTTCTCAAGCGATTTGCCTACCCTTGTCGCTACTCCGACATGATCCCGATATTTGGAAGGCCAGTCCCAGAAATATGTATGATAAATAATACTGTGATGGATTGGGTATATGAAAACCACAGGCATCGTATCATGGATTGGAATCCAACCGTTTTGAGTGCCATCCAGCTCGAAAGCTACGCTGATGTAATTTCTAACAAAGGAGCACCACTtacaaattgctttggttttgttgACGGAACTGTTCGTCCAATATCTAGACCAGGAGAAAACCAGCGCTTGGTATACAATGGGCACAAGCGTGTACATGGGTTGAAGTATCAGTCGGTTGTGGTTCCAAATGGCTTAATTGCACACCTCTATGGGCCAGTAG aaGGAAAAATGCACGATGCAGCAATGCTGGCAGAATCACACCTGTATGACAGCCTCCAAACACATGCTTTTTCAACCACTGGACAGGCTATGTGTATTTATGGAGATCCAGCCTACCCCCTTAGGGTGCATCTTCAGGCACCTTACAGGCATCGAGTTTTAACCCCGCAAATGCAGGCTTATAACCATTCCATGAGTGCTGTTCGCAGCTCTGTTGAGTGGCTTTTCGGGGAGATAGTgaactattttaaatttttagactttaaaaagaatttaaaaatagGTCTAAGTCAAGTGGGAAAAATGTATATTGTCTGTGGGATTCTGCACAATGCACTGACATGCCTCTACGGAAATACCACATCTCAGTTTTTTGATTTAGATCCTCCATCACTAGAGGATTATTTTGCTTGA
- the LOC138058148 gene encoding uncharacterized protein, which translates to MGELKYFLGTQVIQEDGKVRIGQSSYTENILKKFGMENCTPVATPADPNSKLTQADSDNVPYNQFEYQSVVGSLLYLSSVSRPEITFPVSNVARYSSNPTKEHWVALKRILRYLKGTVNYGILFTCNVGSECVGFSDAD; encoded by the coding sequence ATGGGGGAGCTAAAGTACTTTCTTGGAACGCAAGTGATTCAAGAAGATGGAAAGGTTCGGATTGGTCAGTCCTCTTATACTGAAAACATTCTCAAGAAATTTGGCATGGAAAATTGCACACCTGTTGCTACCCCTGCAGACCCCAACTCAAAACTCACTCAAGCTGATTCTGACAATGTTCCTTATAACCAATTTGAGTATCAGTCAGTAGTCGGTAGTTTGTTATACTTGTCATCTGTTTCACGCCCAGAAATTACATTTCCAGTTAGCAATGTGGCTAGATACTCATCAAATCCAACCAAAGAACACTGGGTCGCTCTAAAGAGAATTCTACGATATCTCAAAGGAACTGTGAACTATGGCATACTCTTTACTTGCAATGTGGGATCTGAGTGTGTTGGATTCTCTGATGCCGATTGA